TTGAAGATAAACTTCTCTAGTCTCTCTGGTTCCTCCAGTGGAATGACCTAAAAACAGTGAGGTGGAATGACCAGAGATAAGACCAAAATCCACTGAGGTGGTCAGGGCTGATAGTTTTGCTTCATACAACTTCACCTACATTTTATGAGATATCAGATAATAAGTTGACGCTGCTTCAAAAGTCAGCAGTGTTTGGCTTCATCTCTGTCTTGGCCCTGTCCTAGGCGTTTTGGAAGGTAGAGACCTTTAAGATGTGGTCTTGCTGGCCAGGTACAGAGAACCCATTTGGAGAGACAAGACAGACTGGGAATACAAGTATGCAAGACGTTGTTCAATCTGAATGAGGAAGATTCGTAGAGAGTATGTCCAtctcttgcttatttttttttcttttttggtaattctcataCATGACCTTGAGATGTGAGAAATAACTATCATCTGTATTATCCTTTTCTGTATGAGGAACCCAAGGCTCtgtgaatgaaatgttctgtctTGGCGTCACATCAGAGACCGCAGAGCCTTCTGAAGCCAGTGACTGATTTCTCCCATCCTACAGCAAGCATTCCACTAAGGACTTGGATGGGATCACTTAGTCTCCTTTCCATTCCCAATATTCTATTACTTGTTCAGTTCTGCCTCATTTGGGCAAAACCCAGATAGTGAACACGTAGCACCAGATttcttgaaaaaagtaaaaatgttgaaGTTCTCAAGTTGTCGTTAGGTTTGGCATTTAGAATGAGATTGCTCCCTGTCGTGAAGGGCATAGTAAATAAAGGATCTCAGAATGTCCTGTGCGGTTAGAAGTGTCAGTTGTACTCCATCTCCATTGTGTTTCAGGATCAATGCTTACATTGAAGAAGAAGTCCAAAGACGCCTTCAGGATTTGCATCGTGTGATTAGTGAAGGCTGCAGTACATCTGCAGACATGATGAAGGTAAGCTGAAGGAGCCAAATAACACAAAGTAACACGttcattcatctttcttttttccttttttcttttctttttttttttttttgagactgagtcttgctctgtcaagcaggctggagtgcaatggcagcatcttggctcactgcaacctccacctcccagttcaaacGACtcgcatgcctcagccttccgagtagctgggactataggcgcccgccaccacacctggctaatttttgtattttttagtagacagggtttctaccaccatgttggccaggctggtctcaaactcctgacctcaagtgatccgcccgcctcggcttcccaaagtgctgggattacaggcatgagccaccgcactcagcccgTTAATCTTTCAAGATGACCTTGAAGATAAGTTTTTGGGGGTAGTGGTGGTGGGTTCTTTTGTTTTCCAGTGAGAAAATTCAGATGTGGAATgttctagaaaaaatattaaatattacttgGGCAGAGTGTAACAGTTTATAAATAGTATTAATTCAAAAGtaactttattttatagttttataattctgtgaCAACTTTTAAGCGATTATAAAgtgtaaaatactttttaattctgCATGCaacattcttctgttttcttccaaaatacttccaaattccatatttatttaatttactttgtaaattatccaaaatataaatagaattttgACTTTTAGAAGATACATATTTGTGACAAGTCTATATTGAAATAAAGACCGTGCATTTCTATCCTGCAAATTAAGAAATGCCCTAAGGAAATCTTGTTTTTAATACTATTCTTAGAATTTTAGGATTAGGAGTAATAGTTCAGTTCTCTGATGGCAGATGGATCAATAGAGTCGTGTTTATCTTGGggatataaattatttagaagGGTTGTCATTGTTGAATGACAAGTATGTTTATTTAGATTTCCATTCCCATAAATACTTGTAATCGAATCAGTCCCCCACCCCATAAACTTGCTATAATTTAATATAGaggactttttattttcttttcaggatAATGAGAAACTTCACAATGGCACCATTCAACGTAAACTAAAATATGAGGTAGGTAATGATTTTTCAGATTGATAGGGTCGCCTTAAATTATGGCATGCTTATGtgattacattttcttaatgtttagtTGCATAATTAGAATTTTGAGGTCCCAACGAGATTAATGGCTAATAGGGAAGGCAAGCTATTATACGGACTTAAAATTAAACGGAATCCTGCAGATTGAAACTGCTTTGACTTTATTTGAATGGCATGTAGCTGTGGTGGAGCTTTGCCCAGTTTTTCATTTGTGACAGTATATTTTCCCTTGGTCTGCATTTAAAAGGCAGAATTATATAATCAGAATCAGATATGGGGTTTGGAAATGAAACTCCGTACTCCTCCTGTCCATTTTATAGACTGTGAGTTGGCAGTAGTACAAAGGAAACACTCTTGATAGATTAACTTGTTTCTCTGGTGGATTGTCAAACCAAGGTTTATTTGGGCATGCAATTTGTAAGATTTCACTGGTATTTTCCTCCACTAAGAGGCATGTCCCTcccatatatttgtaaattttaaaaaatcaaccccCAGAAAATAGTAGGTGATGGAAATTTTCCAGATAGTGTTCATACATTACTGAACAGACAGCAAGAGGTGGATATTCACAGAGGCTGAGCTGACTTTGGCCGCAGCCACGCCCTCCTGCCAGTCATCCAGTAATGATGTGAGCTTCCCCTGGATACCTATCTCCCTCCTCTACAGAGCAAGCCACtggctttcatttctttgtgtccacAGTAGCTTGCACATAGCAGGTGCACAGTAGTCCTTCCATGGTGATGACTTGTAGATAACAGTAATGATAATTCCCATTAATGTTCATGGAAACATTTGATTCCCATGAAACAAaccaaaaggagagagaaatgtaaCCTGGGCTAGAACACTTGGGCATTTCTTTTGGCCTTGCTATCTGATTTTCATTAAGTTTGCCTTTATTGCGTTTTGGACATATGATCATGGACTTATTTTCATAACTAAATTTGACCTTCTAAACATTGAATCAGAGGGCTTGGAATTTATTGTagggaaaatgaaatattagatCAAGAAGTGGGTACTGTGAATCAATCCCATACAATGTATTTCTATTAAAATTCTCAgtgatttataatatatataatatggaaAATTGATGTTCTATGGATGAATCAGATAATCAGTTCTTTAATCATGTATCAATACAAATGGCTTAGGCTTTTTATTTAACCTCTGAATTAATCTACCCAATGAAACCAATGACAAGAATCATCATGTGCAAAAGAATCACAGAAAGAGAAACCACATCcccattttcaactttttttgacACCTTGAACAGAAAAGGCAGTTTTGCCCAGCATGGTATCTTGACCCACTTCTGCCCAGAGATGCCACTGAGACTTCCAGCCTCAttagagaggagaggagggaggtggaTCAGAACGACCCCTGGGATCATCCCATGCTGTGGAGCATCTCAGGCCCTAAAATAACTTCCTCGGCATCACAAGAGAGAACTCACCAGCAAAGGGATCAGTCCTCAGTACCCGAGGTATTCCAGGACAGTGAAAACAAATATTGTCATCTCGAGCCTGCTGGCCATTTTGAACCAAAATGTTTTAATCTAcctaaaatctcttttcttaatgAAAGTAACACCGATGATGCAGAAGATTTTCAGAGTAAGTCAGAAAATTTCAGTGAGCTGATGACTCATAAAGATGAACACAGCTTGAGAGTCAAGTCCAGTTGGACTTTGCTGCAACACACATCCCAAGAAGTGTCCATAAATAGTGGAGGCAAGCAGGCCAGGCAAGGCAAGGTGCTCCGCTTGGTTCTGTCTGAAGGCATTTCCCATGAGGAGAGAGCATCCTGCAGTGCCCTGCAGAGTGTACTGGCCTCTGAGTTTTATAGTGAGCAGCAAGGTGAGGAAGAGTTGGATGCTAAAAAAATGAGCTCATCAGAGTCACTGATAAATATCAGAACAGAAGGAAACAACGGACTGGGATATTTTTACCACAAGTTCTCAGACCTTTATAAAGATACCAGCAGTCACCTGCTTCAGGCTGGCACAAAAGCGATCAGCCAAGCCAGGCTCGTGGGGAGTCTGTGTGCCCCAAGGGGGCTCCCCTCCCAGGTAACAACATTTGTCAGAAGCCTGCCATTTCTGAAGCACTTAGCCCCACACATGCCCTTGAAGATTGACATGCAGTCAACAGAATCTCATTCTCCGGAAGCTGGGTTTGGCAGTACCAAGAGCGAAGCTGCAGAGAGCCTGAGGCCAGCAGAGGGTGCGGCGCCTAACAAGGCGTCTGCCTTTGCAGCTGCAGGTTTACCGGGTTCCTCGCCAAGCTCTGTTTTTCGCCTGGAATATGAAGATGCCAGAAAGAGCTCTGCATTTAAGCAGAGCCTTGTGCAATTCCCGGACCAAATGCTGAAACTTCAAGAGTGCCCTTTGAAAGACCTTCTTAGGCGTGTGACTTGTTCTCTACCAGAACCTTTGGGCAACATGAACGAAGTCAAAGGCATTTACTGGCTTGCTGTTGCTAACTGCACGGCACCTGACCCTCAACCAGCGTGTTTGCTCCTGCTTCAGTCAACTTTATGTGCTTTGGTCCTGTCAGATAGTCTCCTTGGCTCAATGAGCATTTTTCATGCTCTACCTCTCTCTGGTCTACAGGAGATTCAGATTGGCTTTGGTGGACAGAGTATTCGATTCCTGAGCTCTGCAGAGGGTCTTCTGCTCACTGTGTTCAGTTACAACAAATACCTGTCTCAACAGCTGTGTCGTGACCTCCTGTGTGTCCTGATGCCGGAGCCTGATGCCGCTGCCTGCGCTAATCATCCCTTGCTCCAGCAAGATCTGGTTCAGCTTTCTCTTGATTGGAAAGCGGAAATCCCTGATTTAGTTTTGCCAAATGGAGTTCAGGTGTCATCCAAATTCCAGACTACCTTGGTTGACATGATTTACTTTCTTCATGGAAATATGGAAGGCAATGTCCCTTCCCTGGCAGAAGTTCAGTTACTGCTCTATACAACAGTGAAAGTCGTGGGTGACTCTGGCCGTGACCAGTGCTGGTCGCTAGTCCTTCTGAACACCCACATTGCACTGGTGAAGGAAGACTGTGTTTTTTATCCACGCACTCGATCTCAAAACATATCTCCTCCAGGTGCACAATTTGATGTGATCAAATGCCATGCTTTAAGTGAATTCAGGTGTGCTGttgttccagaaaagaaaaatgtgtcaaCAGTAGAACTAGTCTTCTTACCGAAACTCAAACCTTCAGTGGGTTCCAGAAATAGTCCACCTGAGCACCTTCAGGAATCCTCAAATGTCCAGTTGTTCACCACCCCATTGTATCTTCAAGGCAGTCAGAATGTCACACATGAGGTCTGGAAACTTACTTTCAATTCTCAAGATGAGGCTCTTTGGCTAATCTCACATTTGACAAGACTCTAAGGAGGAGACTTTTAAAGATGCACTACATGTTTTTTGAGatcattaataaaataagcatTGTGAAAACAGTCAAGGCAACATGAATATCTCCGTGTAGCTAATTGAATTGGAACTGGAAAAATGCAGACCTCTGAAAttgaaaatgtacatattttaaatatctacaataaaataaaaacagctaatAGCAGAGCCCtgataaaatatctttatgaccACCTTGCTTCATTTTCTCGAAACTCAGGCTTATAAATTTGTGCCTGCCTCATTATTTGTGAGGTGATTAAAGCATTTCCGATTGTTTGGCTTCATGTCGATTTATAGTGGGGTGGCTTGGAATCTGTCTGTGCCTGCTGGATTCCAGCAGGCTAATTTGTGCTGCCTGAAAAAGTGTCCAGTCTGGCAGTGACCTTCATTGACATCCTTGGTTTCAGCTGTGATTAGGATAGTTATGTAGCAGAGCACATTAGTGATGCGTCAAGCTTCCTATGAGGACCCAGGGATTTGAAGTGTCCTCCCATCACCATGGTATGCGGAATCGAGACAGTGATGCATGCCCTGCAGTGTCTTCTTCCTCAGTTAATTGCCTTTACCTTCCTCCTTTCATACTTCTTGATGATTCCCTTCTAACCCTTGCTATTTCAGCTCCTCACTTGTTGGTGTACCTACGGCTATTCCACCTAACCCTTATCCCCCATCACCACCATATTCCAGTTCTTTCTCAGAACTTTTGTCTCTCTGTCCTGTAAGTCTCTTTAtctcagagtctcactttgttctcGTGGCTTCTTTCTGCTGTCTTGTCAAATATATAGTCCCCTTAGAGGCACCTGCCTCTGGCATCTCACCCAGCCACCACTTACAACCTTTGATCGAGGTCTCCTGCCGGCCCTGGCCCCAGCTGGTCAGTTCGGTGGCCTCCCTTCTCAGACAAGTTCCCTGCTGCATCTGCCCAGGGTGGGGCTTCTCTCTCCATGAAGGTCCACCCAGTAGTCAGCTGCCTCCTCCTAGGTGAGAGGCTTCAAACTGTGCTCTTCAGGGTCTCTAGCTCCTCTGATCAACCCTTTCGGTCCCCCTCTGTCCAAAAAATCCTATCAGGTTACacgttttgtatttgtttttaatttcatctgACCCTAGTTGCTCTGCCGCTGTTCTCCCCTCTCAGGTGTGTGTTCTCCTAAATCCAGAGTTCTCAGAAGGAAGGAGATGTGCTTCTGCCTTTGCTTCTGTCTTGCTCTGCCCACTCTCCGTCCACTCTCAGCCGAACCCTCTTTAGCCCACGGTAGCTCTCAGTGGATGTTGGACGCAGCTGAGTGAGTCAGTGATTCTTCTGGCATGGAAGGGGCATTTTCTATTCTGGTCAAATCTTTGGATAAGTGCAACATAAATGTTGTAGtgccttcttcatttctgttcctAATCAATGACAGAGATGGTGTCAAAGCTTAACACACACAGAAACTTACCATCTTCTTTTGGCCAGAAAGTGCTCGTCTTCCCTCTTTCCCCTGTCGGAGGAATTGACAAGCTACCTACACTGGGTCTACATTCCCACATATTTTCCTCTACCTAGTGTTACAGACACCAACAGGAAAAGACAGGGAATTGAAGAATCTGTTACGATCTGCAGACCGGTGGCTGCAGCCGTGTATGCTTCTGACCAGTGGAGGCATTTGGTTTTTTGAGGCAACTGGATTCTCATGTTTTTAGGTTGAGCATGTTTTTGTCACTTCCAAAGCACCCTCTACCCCCATACATAAATACCTTTTTACCTTATACCTAAAGGCTTTTAACTCGTTGATGAGGACATCATTAAAATTAGTCACTAATTTGTCATTATCTTAGTTGGTAGGTCATCTTCCATCATGAACAAACACTCCTAAAACGTACCATGATAGTTTTCTAATATCTTATCAATAATATttctcctaatttattttttttttactttttaaaactaatatattttgcattccttttttcttcttaagttgTTCCACCCAGTATTTTCTCGTATTTTCTTgataagaaaaacagatttataCTGCAGTAGTCTTGTGCAagttaacaaagaaaaacaattaatgaTTATGAAGGGCTCAGGGAATAGACTTTAAGAT
This is a stretch of genomic DNA from Papio anubis isolate 15944 chromosome 16, Panubis1.0, whole genome shotgun sequence. It encodes these proteins:
- the KIF16B gene encoding kinesin-like protein KIF16B isoform X5, which gives rise to MESRWCRGTCHQLSCGLKEQTLALRKEGIGVVLDSELPHLIGIDDDLLSTGIILYHLKEGQTYVGREDASTEQDIVLHGLDLESEHCIFENIGGTVTLIPLSGSQCSVNGVQIMEATHLNQGAVILLGRTNMFRFNHPKEAAKLREKRKSGLLSSFSLSMTDLSKSRENLSAVMLYNPGLFPIKGPICLRLEFERQQREELEKLESKRKLIEEMEEKQKSDKAELERMQQEVETQRKETEIVQLQIRKQEESLKRRSFHIENKLKDLLAEKEKFEEERLREQQEIELQKKRQEEETFLRVQEELQRLKELNNNEKAEKFQIFQELDRLQKEKDEQYAKLELEKKRLEEQEKEQVMLVAHLEEQLREKQEMIQLLRRGEVQWVEEEKRDLEGIRESLLRVKEARAGGDEDGEELEKAQLRFFEFKRRQLVKLVNLEKDLVQQKDLLKKEVQEEQEILECLKCEHDKESRLLGKHEESVTDVTEVAHDFEKIKPVEYRLQYKERQLQYLLQNHLPTLLEEKQRAFEILDRGPLSLDNTLYQVEKEMEEKEEQLAQYQANASQLQKLQATFEFTANIARQEEKVRKKEKEILESREKQQREALERALARLERRHSALQRRSTLGMEIEEQRQKLASLNSGSREQSGLQASLEAEREALEKDQERLEYEIQQLKQKIYEADGVQKSHHGTLEGKVASSSLPVSAEKSHLVPLMDARINAYIEEEVQRRLQDLHRVISEGCSTSADMMKDNEKLHNGTIQRKLKYEKRQFCPAWYLDPLLPRDATETSSLIREERREVDQNDPWDHPMLWSISGPKITSSASQERTHQQRDQSSVPEVFQDSENKYCHLEPAGHFEPKCFNLPKISFLNESNTDDAEDFQSKSENFSELMTHKDEHSLRVKSSWTLLQHTSQEVSINSGGKQARQGKVLRLVLSEGISHEERASCSALQSVLASEFYSEQQGEEELDAKKMSSSESLINIRTEGNNGLGYFYHKFSDLYKDTSSHLLQAGTKAISQARLVGSLCAPRGLPSQVTTFVRSLPFLKHLAPHMPLKIDMQSTESHSPEAGFGSTKSEAAESLRPAEGAAPNKASAFAAAGLPGSSPSSVFRLEYEDARKSSAFKQSLVQFPDQMLKLQECPLKDLLRRVTCSLPEPLGNMNEVKGIYWLAVANCTAPDPQPACLLLLQSTLCALVLSDSLLGSMSIFHALPLSGLQEIQIGFGGQSIRFLSSAEGLLLTVFSYNKYLSQQLCRDLLCVLMPEPDAAACANHPLLQQDLVQLSLDWKAEIPDLVLPNGVQVSSKFQTTLVDMIYFLHGNMEGNVPSLAEVQLLLYTTVKVVGDSGRDQCWSLVLLNTHIALVKEDCVFYPRTRSQNISPPGAQFDVIKCHALSEFRCAVVPEKKNVSTVELVFLPKLKPSVGSRNSPPEHLQESSNVQLFTTPLYLQGSQNVTHEVWKLTFNSQDEALWLISHLTRL